The following coding sequences lie in one Sinorhizobium fredii USDA 257 genomic window:
- a CDS encoding AAA family ATPase encodes MTLNTGLTTLHEDDIAKHQAVAQSLVTKLVILERDEATAGTPLAGTGRRFVSTVSTGGQRRTREVELARTIQSVRGADPLLSPAQHGVLYRARRGIQVALAVSDVFARQTNLEQLQARNAGTPLAGEEASHFKALLSAAAYIAAFTLAAYLGATLQGEGEPVDDAAEPDFLFDTSQDALKSMIAALDRSITGAPDDLALTARSRAFSRVAIEGLLARKARFTGLQNFENIHIRLDQDDFTLNGFDVAPGQKRKPLVMTFKKPDEIIGNHIAKYQALKLAKMLMAYDFDRQMNPFVELGGFLFTFIGDGMPGTGKTILIQMLAGILHDYCGVAGYAFHYENFGVDQISSYQGKSGQNCKEFVNNVINPRAIGFGTIDDVDQVAAKRSDDRASAGQHEVTAVLMESFAGASTVVRGNCTFGMFSNYPENVDDALRQRAGARWLVDGPQTQGDYIDIFALLVGKNHKIPLGQHELYAGQEIKRAVSQSYAAHAQPQEEGLAAVWERYEKEKGKIATLADVGAYLHMIKEAEPRFTGRAIRNITDAIKMRAMDVELPDDWFKDAASFMHKSYDEKKAMIEELRGPITLDMALQEINRYADSEFRYTDKSDDAAIADIIRRERQREKAIREIETMKRDGRWQG; translated from the coding sequence ATGACGCTGAATACGGGCCTGACGACGCTGCACGAGGATGACATCGCCAAGCATCAGGCGGTCGCGCAAAGCCTGGTAACCAAGCTTGTCATTCTTGAGCGCGACGAGGCCACGGCGGGCACGCCGCTTGCAGGCACCGGCCGCCGCTTCGTCTCGACCGTCTCGACCGGCGGCCAGCGGCGGACGCGCGAGGTCGAACTCGCCCGCACCATCCAGTCGGTGCGTGGCGCCGATCCTCTGCTTTCGCCGGCACAGCATGGCGTCCTCTACCGCGCGCGGCGCGGTATCCAGGTGGCGCTGGCGGTTTCTGACGTGTTCGCGCGGCAGACGAACCTCGAACAATTGCAGGCGCGCAACGCCGGCACCCCGCTTGCCGGCGAGGAGGCGAGCCATTTCAAGGCGCTGCTTTCAGCAGCCGCCTATATCGCCGCCTTCACGCTTGCCGCCTATCTCGGCGCGACGCTGCAGGGCGAGGGGGAGCCGGTGGACGATGCCGCCGAACCGGATTTCCTCTTCGATACCTCTCAGGACGCGCTGAAGAGCATGATCGCCGCACTCGATCGCAGCATCACCGGCGCCCCGGACGATCTGGCCTTGACTGCACGCAGCCGTGCCTTCTCCCGCGTCGCGATCGAGGGATTGCTCGCCCGCAAGGCGCGCTTCACCGGGCTGCAGAACTTCGAGAATATTCACATCCGGCTCGACCAGGATGACTTCACGCTGAACGGCTTCGATGTTGCGCCCGGGCAGAAGCGCAAGCCCTTGGTCATGACCTTCAAGAAGCCGGACGAAATCATCGGCAATCACATCGCCAAGTATCAGGCGCTGAAACTCGCCAAGATGCTGATGGCCTACGACTTCGACCGGCAGATGAATCCGTTTGTCGAGCTTGGCGGCTTCCTCTTCACCTTCATCGGCGACGGCATGCCGGGCACCGGCAAGACGATATTGATCCAGATGCTTGCCGGCATCCTGCACGACTATTGCGGCGTGGCCGGCTATGCTTTCCACTACGAGAATTTCGGCGTCGACCAGATCTCCTCCTACCAGGGCAAATCCGGCCAGAACTGCAAGGAGTTCGTCAACAACGTCATCAACCCGCGGGCGATCGGCTTCGGCACGATCGACGACGTCGACCAGGTGGCGGCGAAGCGCTCCGACGACCGCGCCTCGGCCGGCCAGCACGAGGTGACGGCGGTGCTGATGGAGAGTTTTGCGGGCGCCTCGACGGTGGTGCGCGGCAATTGCACCTTCGGCATGTTCTCGAACTATCCGGAGAATGTCGACGATGCGCTGCGCCAGCGAGCCGGCGCGCGCTGGCTGGTCGACGGGCCGCAGACGCAAGGCGACTACATCGACATCTTCGCGCTGCTCGTCGGCAAGAACCACAAGATCCCGCTCGGCCAGCACGAGCTTTATGCCGGCCAGGAGATCAAGCGCGCCGTTTCGCAATCCTATGCGGCGCACGCGCAGCCGCAGGAGGAGGGGCTCGCCGCCGTCTGGGAGCGCTACGAGAAGGAGAAGGGCAAGATCGCCACGCTCGCCGATGTTGGCGCCTATCTGCACATGATCAAGGAGGCGGAGCCGCGCTTCACCGGCCGGGCGATCAGGAACATCACCGATGCGATCAAGATGCGGGCGATGGACGTCGAATTGCCGGACGACTGGTTCAAGGACGCGGCCTCCTTCATGCACAAGTCCTACGACGAGAAGAAGGCGATGATCGAGGAACTGCGCGGCCCGATCACCCTCGACATGGCGTTGCAGGAAATCAACCGTTACGCCGACAGCGAATTCCGCTACACCGACAAATCGGACGACGCCGCCATTGCCGACATCATCCGCCGCGAGCGCCAGCGCGAGAAGGCGATCCGCGAGATCGAGACGATGAAGCGCGACGGCCGGTGGCAGGGATGA
- a CDS encoding thymidine kinase: protein MAKLYFSYATMNAGKSTLLLQASYNYQERGLRVVMLIAAFDDRAGVGYIASRIGLQSEAIPFLRGDDLYALIDRLNGDGSGKVACVFVDEAQFLGEDQVWQLARIADRLGIPVMAYGLRTDFQGKLFPGSMALLAIADELREVRTICHCGRKATMVVRLDGAGNVVREGAQVAVGGNEKYVSYCRRHWEDKMRDD from the coding sequence ATGGCAAAGCTCTATTTCAGCTATGCGACGATGAATGCCGGCAAGAGCACGCTGCTCCTGCAGGCCTCCTACAACTATCAGGAGCGGGGCCTGCGCGTCGTGATGCTGATCGCCGCTTTCGACGACCGTGCCGGGGTCGGGTACATCGCATCGCGCATCGGCTTGCAGTCGGAGGCGATTCCATTCCTGCGGGGCGACGATCTCTACGCCCTCATCGACCGCCTGAACGGCGACGGGTCCGGAAAGGTCGCCTGCGTTTTCGTCGACGAGGCGCAATTCCTCGGCGAGGACCAGGTCTGGCAGCTTGCGCGCATCGCCGACCGCCTTGGGATTCCGGTCATGGCCTATGGCTTGAGAACGGATTTTCAAGGGAAGCTCTTTCCGGGCTCCATGGCCCTGCTTGCGATTGCCGACGAATTGCGCGAGGTCAGGACGATCTGCCATTGCGGACGCAAGGCGACGATGGTCGTGCGCCTCGACGGCGCCGGCAATGTCGTGCGCGAGGGGGCGCAGGTCGCTGTCGGGGGCAACGAGAAATACGTCTCCTACTGCCGCCGCCATTGGGAAGACAAAATGCGCGACGACTGA
- a CDS encoding choline ABC transporter substrate-binding protein: MTRTFSLKFMLAGAICMAALTAGNAAAAEAESCGTVRFSDVGWTDITATTATATTLLKALGYETDVKVLSVPVTYTSLKNKDIDVFLGNWMPTMEADIKPYREDKSVETVRQNLEGAKYTLATNAKGAELGIKDFKDIAAHKDALEGKIYGIEPGNDGNRLIIDMVEKGTFDLKGFEVVESSEQGMLAQVARAEKDGEPIVFLGWEPHPMNANFKLTYLSGGDDIFGPNFGGATVHTNVRAGYTTECPNVGALLKNMNFSLQMENEIMGKILNDGEDPEKAAAAWLKDNPSAIEPWLAGVTTKDGSDGLAAVKSALGL; encoded by the coding sequence ATGACAAGGACATTCTCGCTCAAATTCATGCTGGCGGGTGCCATCTGCATGGCGGCCTTGACCGCCGGCAATGCGGCCGCGGCTGAGGCGGAAAGCTGCGGCACTGTCCGCTTCTCCGACGTCGGCTGGACGGACATCACCGCAACGACGGCGACGGCAACCACCCTTCTCAAGGCGCTCGGCTATGAGACGGACGTCAAGGTGCTTTCGGTCCCCGTTACCTACACGTCCTTGAAGAACAAGGATATCGACGTCTTCCTCGGCAACTGGATGCCGACGATGGAAGCCGACATCAAGCCGTACCGCGAAGACAAGTCGGTCGAGACCGTCCGCCAGAATCTCGAAGGCGCCAAATACACGCTGGCGACCAACGCCAAGGGTGCTGAACTTGGCATCAAGGACTTCAAGGACATCGCCGCCCACAAGGATGCGCTCGAGGGCAAGATCTATGGCATCGAGCCTGGCAATGACGGCAACCGCCTGATCATCGACATGGTCGAGAAGGGTACGTTCGATCTCAAGGGCTTCGAGGTCGTCGAATCCTCCGAGCAGGGCATGCTGGCGCAGGTGGCACGCGCCGAGAAGGATGGCGAACCGATCGTCTTCCTCGGCTGGGAGCCGCATCCGATGAACGCCAACTTCAAGCTCACCTATCTCTCCGGTGGCGATGATATCTTCGGCCCGAACTTCGGCGGCGCCACCGTGCACACCAACGTGCGTGCCGGCTACACGACCGAATGCCCGAATGTCGGCGCCTTGCTCAAGAACATGAACTTTTCGCTCCAGATGGAGAACGAGATCATGGGCAAGATCCTGAACGACGGCGAAGATCCGGAAAAGGCCGCTGCCGCCTGGCTCAAGGACAACCCCTCTGCCATCGAGCCGTGGCTTGCCGGCGTGACCACGAAGGATGGTAGCGACGGACTGGCTGCGGTGAAGTCCGCGCTCGGTCTCTGA
- the choW gene encoding choline ABC transporter permease subunit: MEFLTENRIPVGGWAKAFVDWLTTNFELFFDQLANLLSGIISVLLYILQTPHPLIVIAIVTALAWWFRRSIGIAAFTCLGLLLIVNQGYWQETTETLALVLAASFVSMAVGVPLGIVAARRAWVYSIMRPILDLMQTIPTFVYLIPALILFGLGMVPGLIATVIFAIPAPIRLTRLGIISTPPSLVEAAESFGATPWQVLRKVEIPFAMPQIMAGLTQTIMLSLSMVVIAALVGADGLGVPVLRALNTVNIARGFESGLCIVILAIVLDRLFRSSDEGEGA, translated from the coding sequence GTGGAATTTCTGACTGAAAATCGCATCCCGGTTGGCGGCTGGGCCAAGGCGTTCGTCGATTGGCTGACAACGAATTTCGAGCTGTTCTTCGACCAGCTCGCAAATCTGCTCTCGGGGATTATCTCCGTTCTGCTCTACATTCTCCAGACGCCGCACCCGCTTATCGTCATCGCGATCGTGACCGCCCTTGCGTGGTGGTTCCGCCGTTCGATCGGCATCGCCGCCTTCACCTGTCTTGGGCTGCTCTTGATTGTCAATCAGGGCTACTGGCAGGAAACCACGGAGACGCTGGCACTGGTGCTCGCGGCGAGCTTCGTCAGCATGGCCGTCGGCGTGCCCCTCGGCATAGTGGCTGCGCGGCGTGCCTGGGTTTACTCGATCATGCGCCCGATTCTCGATCTGATGCAGACGATCCCGACCTTCGTCTATCTCATTCCGGCGCTGATCCTTTTCGGTCTCGGCATGGTGCCCGGTCTGATCGCCACCGTCATTTTTGCTATCCCCGCGCCGATTCGCCTGACGCGTCTCGGCATCATCTCGACGCCGCCGTCGCTGGTCGAGGCGGCCGAATCCTTCGGCGCTACGCCATGGCAGGTGCTGCGCAAGGTGGAGATTCCCTTCGCCATGCCGCAGATCATGGCCGGGCTGACGCAGACCATCATGCTGTCGCTGTCGATGGTGGTCATCGCCGCGCTCGTCGGTGCCGACGGCCTCGGGGTGCCCGTCCTTCGGGCGCTGAACACGGTGAATATCGCCAGGGGGTTCGAGTCCGGGCTCTGTATCGTCATCCTCGCCATCGTCCTTGACCGTCTTTTCCGCTCGTCCGATGAAGGAGAAGGCGCATGA
- the choV gene encoding choline ABC transporter ATP-binding protein, translating into MTEAVLFKNVDIIFGKNPQPALQMVDQGKTRDEIGAATGHVLGVAGASLAIHEGEILVLMGLSGSGKSTLLRAVNGLAPVVRGEVEVKTPGGSLNPYRCNAKALRDFRMHIVSMVFQQFALLPWRTVADNVGFGLELAGVADAERKKRVGEQLELVNLAKWADRKVNELSGGMQQRVGLARAFATGAPILLMDEPFSALDPLIRTRLQDELLEFQRRLKKTIIFVSHDLDEAFRIGNRIAIMEGGRIIQCGTPQEIVKNPANQYVADFVQHMNPITMLTAKDVMQTGVERTAANTGVTATAKPSTPLVDILDAMSRQPGSIGVVDNGAVVGTIDAQNIVEGLTRHRSKD; encoded by the coding sequence ATGACCGAAGCCGTCCTTTTCAAGAATGTCGATATCATCTTCGGCAAGAACCCCCAGCCTGCCCTGCAGATGGTCGACCAGGGCAAGACCCGCGACGAGATCGGCGCGGCCACGGGCCACGTGCTCGGCGTTGCCGGTGCCTCGCTGGCGATCCACGAAGGCGAGATCCTCGTGCTGATGGGCCTGTCCGGCTCCGGCAAGTCGACGCTGCTCCGAGCCGTCAATGGCCTGGCCCCGGTCGTGCGCGGCGAGGTCGAGGTAAAGACCCCGGGCGGATCGCTGAACCCATATCGGTGCAATGCCAAGGCCTTGCGCGACTTCCGCATGCACATTGTGTCGATGGTCTTCCAGCAATTCGCCCTGCTTCCCTGGCGCACGGTGGCCGACAATGTCGGCTTCGGCCTCGAACTGGCCGGCGTTGCCGACGCCGAGCGAAAGAAGCGCGTCGGCGAGCAGCTTGAACTCGTCAATCTGGCCAAATGGGCAGACCGCAAGGTGAACGAGCTTTCGGGCGGCATGCAGCAGCGCGTCGGCCTGGCGCGGGCTTTCGCCACCGGCGCCCCCATCCTGTTGATGGACGAGCCGTTCTCGGCCCTCGACCCGCTGATCCGCACGCGCCTGCAGGACGAGTTGCTCGAGTTCCAGCGGCGGCTGAAGAAGACGATCATCTTCGTCAGCCACGACCTCGACGAGGCCTTCCGCATCGGCAATCGCATCGCCATCATGGAGGGTGGCCGGATCATCCAGTGCGGCACGCCGCAAGAGATCGTCAAGAACCCCGCCAATCAGTACGTGGCCGACTTCGTCCAGCATATGAACCCGATCACCATGCTGACGGCGAAAGACGTGATGCAGACCGGCGTCGAGCGGACCGCTGCCAATACCGGCGTGACGGCAACGGCCAAACCCTCGACGCCGCTGGTCGACATCCTCGACGCCATGTCCCGCCAGCCGGGCAGCATCGGCGTCGTCGATAACGGCGCGGTGGTCGGGACCATCGACGCGCAGAACATCGTCGAAGGCCTGACGCGCCACCGCAGCAAAGATTGA
- a CDS encoding ArsR/SmtB family transcription factor: protein MQPLSPEKHEEAEIAAGFLSAMANPKRLLILDSLVKEEMAVGALANKVGLSQSALSQHLSKLRAQNLVSTRRDAQTIYYSSSSDAVMKILGALSEIYGAATSVVIEKPLVRKSA from the coding sequence ATGCAGCCTCTTTCGCCTGAAAAACATGAGGAAGCCGAAATAGCAGCCGGTTTCCTCTCGGCCATGGCAAATCCAAAACGCCTGCTCATTCTCGACTCTCTGGTCAAGGAAGAAATGGCGGTAGGCGCATTGGCCAACAAGGTCGGGCTGAGCCAGTCGGCTCTTTCCCAGCACCTCTCGAAGTTGCGTGCCCAGAATCTGGTTAGCACCCGTCGCGACGCGCAGACGATCTACTATTCGAGTTCGTCGGATGCCGTCATGAAGATTTTGGGCGCACTCTCGGAGATTTACGGCGCGGCCACGAGCGTCGTGATAGAAAAGCCCCTCGTGCGCAAGTCGGCCTGA
- a CDS encoding aspartate aminotransferase family protein, translating to MSNRLNTTPNDLRAFWMPFTANRQFKKEPRLFVGAKDMYYTTHDGRTVLDGTAGLWCVNAGHCRPKITEAIREQAGELDYAPAFQLGHPKAFELANRLVDIAPEGLNHVLYTNSGSESVDTALKVALAYHRARGNGSRFRLIGRERGYHGVNFGGISVGGIVSNRKMFGTLLTGVDHLPHTHLPGKNAFTRGEPEHGADLASELERIVTLHDASTIAAVIVEPVAGSTGVLIPPKGYLQKLREICTKHGILLIFDEVITGYGRLGTPFAAQYFDVKPDIITTAKGLTNGVIPMGAVFVTSEIHDAFMTGPEHLIEFFHGYTYSGNPIASAAALGTLDTYKEEGLLTRAAELAPYWEEGLHSLKDCPHVIDIRNIGLIGAVELEPIAGEPTKRAFSAFLKAYEKGLLIRTTGDIIALSPPLIIEKHQIDELFDKLRNVLKNNI from the coding sequence ATGTCGAACCGTCTTAACACCACCCCGAACGATCTGCGCGCCTTCTGGATGCCGTTTACCGCCAATCGGCAGTTCAAGAAGGAGCCGCGCCTCTTCGTCGGCGCCAAGGACATGTATTACACCACCCACGACGGGCGCACCGTGCTCGATGGAACGGCGGGGCTGTGGTGCGTCAATGCCGGCCACTGTCGGCCGAAGATCACCGAGGCGATCCGCGAACAGGCGGGCGAACTCGACTATGCGCCGGCCTTTCAGCTTGGCCATCCGAAGGCGTTCGAACTTGCCAACCGGCTGGTCGATATCGCGCCGGAGGGCCTGAACCATGTCCTCTACACCAATTCCGGCTCGGAATCGGTCGATACCGCTTTAAAGGTGGCGCTCGCCTATCACCGCGCCAGGGGTAACGGCTCGCGCTTCCGCCTGATCGGCCGCGAACGCGGCTATCATGGCGTCAATTTCGGCGGCATTTCGGTCGGCGGCATCGTCTCCAACCGCAAGATGTTCGGCACGCTGCTGACCGGCGTCGATCATCTGCCCCACACCCACCTCCCGGGGAAAAATGCGTTTACCCGTGGCGAACCCGAGCATGGCGCCGATCTCGCGAGCGAACTGGAGCGGATCGTCACCCTCCACGACGCCTCGACGATCGCTGCCGTCATCGTCGAGCCGGTCGCCGGCTCCACCGGGGTACTTATCCCGCCGAAGGGCTATCTCCAGAAGCTGCGCGAAATCTGCACCAAGCACGGCATCCTGTTGATCTTCGACGAAGTCATCACCGGCTACGGCCGCCTCGGCACGCCCTTTGCCGCGCAATATTTCGACGTCAAGCCGGATATCATCACAACCGCCAAGGGCCTGACCAACGGCGTGATCCCGATGGGGGCGGTGTTCGTCACCTCGGAGATCCACGACGCCTTCATGACCGGGCCGGAGCATCTCATCGAGTTCTTCCACGGCTATACCTATTCCGGCAATCCGATCGCCTCGGCCGCCGCACTCGGAACGCTCGACACCTACAAGGAAGAAGGGCTGCTGACGCGCGCCGCCGAGCTCGCCCCCTACTGGGAGGAGGGGCTGCATTCGCTGAAGGACTGCCCACATGTGATCGACATCCGCAACATCGGACTGATCGGCGCGGTCGAACTCGAGCCGATCGCCGGCGAGCCGACGAAGCGCGCCTTCTCCGCCTTCCTGAAGGCCTACGAGAAAGGGCTGTTGATCCGCACGACCGGCGATATCATCGCGCTGTCACCGCCGCTGATTATCGAGAAACACCAGATCGACGAACTCTTCGACAAGCTGCGCAACGTTCTGAAGAACAATATTTGA
- the ade gene encoding adenine deaminase — translation MSEALERLIDQGVGRKPADIVLKGGRFFDLVTGELVASDIAISGERIVGTCGAYEGREEVDVSGRIVVPGFIDTHLHIESSLVTPHEFDRCVLPLGITTAICDPHEIANVLGTEGIQFFLDSAMETIMDIRVQLSSCVPATHLETAGADLPIERLTPFRHHPKVIGLAEFMNFPGVIHKDPVCLAKLEAFQSGHIDGHAPLLRGKELNGYLATGIRTDHECTSAEEALEKIRKGMHILVREGSVSKDLHALMPIITERLSPYLALCTDDRNPLDIAEQGHLDHMIRTAIAAGVEPLAIYRAASISAARAFGLRDRGLVAPGWRADLVVVDSLENCKAEMVFSGGRRVTDALFTRRKSIEPVGLDSVKAGEIKAADFGVPYAEGETSVIGVLPGKIITEHRRFRLPAEGNQTGADLGRDIIKVAVIERHGINGNHANGFVQGFGLKKGAIASTVGHDSHNICVVGVNEEDMAIAANRLGKIRGGFVVVEDGKVTGEIALPIAGLMSLEPYERVRDILHHLRQAAFALGATLEEPFLQLAFLPLPVIPHLKISDRGLVDVDKFALIG, via the coding sequence ATGTCCGAGGCGCTGGAACGTTTGATCGATCAGGGCGTCGGCCGAAAGCCGGCCGACATCGTGCTCAAGGGCGGGCGGTTCTTCGATCTCGTCACCGGCGAACTCGTCGCGTCCGACATCGCCATATCCGGCGAAAGGATCGTCGGCACCTGCGGCGCCTACGAGGGACGCGAGGAGGTCGACGTCTCTGGCCGCATCGTCGTCCCCGGCTTCATCGATACGCATCTGCACATCGAATCCTCGCTCGTCACGCCGCACGAATTCGACCGTTGCGTGCTGCCGCTCGGGATCACGACGGCGATCTGCGATCCGCACGAAATCGCCAACGTGCTCGGCACCGAAGGTATCCAGTTCTTCCTGGATTCGGCGATGGAAACGATCATGGACATCCGCGTCCAGCTGTCCTCCTGCGTACCGGCAACGCATCTCGAGACGGCGGGTGCCGATCTGCCGATCGAGCGGCTCACGCCCTTTCGCCATCACCCCAAGGTGATCGGCCTTGCCGAGTTCATGAATTTTCCCGGCGTCATCCACAAGGACCCCGTCTGCCTCGCCAAGCTCGAGGCCTTCCAGAGCGGCCACATCGACGGCCATGCACCGCTCTTGCGCGGCAAGGAACTGAACGGTTACCTCGCGACCGGCATCCGCACCGATCACGAATGCACGAGCGCCGAGGAAGCGCTCGAAAAGATCCGCAAGGGCATGCACATCCTCGTGCGCGAAGGCTCGGTGTCGAAGGACTTGCATGCATTGATGCCAATCATCACCGAGCGGCTGTCACCCTATCTGGCGCTCTGCACGGACGACCGCAATCCGCTCGACATCGCCGAACAGGGCCATCTCGACCATATGATCCGCACAGCAATCGCCGCAGGCGTCGAGCCCCTGGCGATCTATCGCGCCGCCTCGATCTCGGCGGCGCGTGCATTCGGGCTCCGCGACCGCGGCCTTGTGGCGCCCGGCTGGCGCGCCGACCTCGTCGTCGTCGACAGCCTGGAGAACTGCAAGGCGGAGATGGTCTTTTCGGGCGGGAGACGCGTGACCGACGCGCTCTTTACCCGGCGCAAGTCGATCGAACCGGTGGGACTCGACAGCGTCAAGGCCGGTGAGATCAAGGCCGCCGACTTCGGCGTGCCCTATGCGGAGGGCGAAACGTCCGTGATCGGCGTGCTGCCGGGCAAGATCATCACCGAGCACCGCCGCTTTCGCCTGCCCGCAGAAGGCAACCAGACTGGCGCCGATCTCGGTCGCGATATCATCAAGGTCGCCGTTATCGAGCGCCACGGCATCAACGGCAACCATGCCAACGGCTTCGTCCAGGGCTTCGGCCTGAAAAAGGGCGCGATCGCCTCCACCGTCGGCCATGACAGCCACAATATCTGCGTCGTCGGCGTCAACGAGGAAGACATGGCGATTGCCGCAAATCGCCTCGGTAAGATCAGAGGCGGCTTCGTCGTCGTCGAGGACGGCAAGGTGACCGGCGAGATCGCGTTGCCGATCGCCGGGCTGATGAGCCTCGAACCGTACGAGCGGGTGCGCGATATCCTCCACCATCTGCGCCAGGCCGCCTTCGCCCTCGGCGCAACGCTGGAGGAGCCCTTCCTGCAGCTTGCCTTCCTGCCGCTACCGGTCATTCCGCACCTGAAGATTTCCGATCGCGGCTTGGTCGACGTGGACAAGTTCGCGCTGATCGGGTGA
- the bglA gene encoding beta-galactosidase BglA: MASGSGSGDDWWRGAVIYQVYPRSFQDTDGDGIGDLRGVTERLSHIASLGVDAIWLSPFFKSPQADMGYDVSDYCDVDPMFGTLADFDAMMAEAHRLGLKVIIDQVISHTSDRHPWFVESRSSRTNAKADWYVWADPKPDGTAPNNWLSIFGGPAWEWDGVRRQYFMHNFLTSQPDLNFHDPGVQEALLATVRFWLDRGVDGFRLDTVNFYFHDRHLRDNPPLIPDPDATSSDAPEVNPYGMQDHLYDKTQPENVDFLRRLRALLDEYGGRTTVGEVGDGARSLKTVAAYTSGGDKLHMCYTFDLLGPEFSARHIRRCVENFQAIVTDGWVCWAFSNHDVMRHVSRFALRQADREWVAKLAVSLLASLRGSICLYQGEELGLAEAELTYEELRDPYGIRFWPAFKGRDGCRTPMVWERDEANAGFSTGFPWLPVREEQRALAVDAQGGVAGSVLEHYRQTLTFRRAHAPLLDGDMAFLATNQDLLAFTRKKGGETLLFVFNLTGEPQTVQIAADMAVAQVLPMPGFAPAFADNAITFAGYDAFCGRLR; the protein is encoded by the coding sequence ATGGCGAGCGGTTCGGGATCTGGCGACGATTGGTGGCGCGGCGCGGTGATCTATCAGGTCTATCCGCGTTCCTTCCAGGATACGGATGGCGACGGCATCGGCGACCTGCGCGGTGTCACCGAACGTCTTTCGCATATCGCCTCGCTCGGGGTCGACGCCATCTGGCTGTCACCCTTCTTCAAATCGCCGCAAGCGGACATGGGTTACGACGTCTCCGACTATTGCGACGTCGATCCGATGTTCGGCACGCTTGCCGATTTCGATGCGATGATGGCGGAGGCGCATCGGCTGGGGCTCAAGGTGATCATCGACCAGGTGATCTCGCACACCTCCGACCGGCACCCCTGGTTCGTCGAGAGCCGTTCGAGCCGAACCAATGCCAAGGCGGATTGGTATGTCTGGGCCGATCCGAAGCCGGACGGCACGGCGCCGAACAACTGGCTTTCGATCTTTGGCGGCCCGGCCTGGGAGTGGGACGGGGTGCGCAGGCAATATTTCATGCACAATTTCCTGACGTCGCAGCCGGACCTCAATTTTCATGATCCCGGGGTCCAGGAGGCGCTGCTGGCTACGGTGCGCTTCTGGCTGGATCGCGGCGTCGACGGCTTCCGGCTCGATACCGTCAATTTCTATTTCCACGACCGGCACTTGCGGGACAACCCGCCGCTCATTCCGGATCCGGACGCGACGAGCAGCGATGCCCCCGAGGTCAACCCCTATGGCATGCAGGACCATCTCTACGACAAGACCCAGCCGGAGAACGTCGATTTCCTGCGCCGCTTGCGGGCCTTGCTCGACGAATATGGCGGCCGCACGACAGTGGGCGAGGTCGGCGACGGCGCCCGGTCGCTGAAGACCGTTGCCGCCTATACGAGCGGCGGCGACAAGCTCCACATGTGCTACACCTTCGACCTGCTCGGCCCGGAATTCTCGGCACGCCACATCCGCCGATGCGTCGAGAATTTCCAGGCGATCGTCACAGACGGCTGGGTGTGCTGGGCTTTCTCCAACCATGACGTCATGCGCCATGTCAGCCGCTTTGCGCTGCGCCAGGCCGACAGGGAATGGGTCGCGAAGCTCGCGGTCTCGCTGCTTGCCAGCCTGCGCGGCTCGATCTGCCTCTACCAGGGCGAGGAACTGGGTCTGGCGGAGGCGGAACTGACCTATGAGGAGTTGCGCGACCCTTACGGCATCCGCTTCTGGCCGGCCTTCAAGGGTCGCGATGGCTGCCGGACGCCGATGGTCTGGGAACGAGACGAGGCGAATGCAGGCTTCTCCACCGGCTTTCCCTGGCTGCCGGTGCGCGAGGAACAGCGCGCCCTGGCGGTCGATGCGCAGGGGGGTGTCGCCGGCTCGGTGCTCGAGCATTACCGCCAGACGCTCACTTTCCGCCGCGCGCATGCGCCGCTCCTCGATGGCGACATGGCGTTCCTCGCGACAAATCAGGATCTGCTGGCCTTCACTAGGAAGAAAGGCGGCGAGACGCTGCTTTTCGTCTTCAACCTGACAGGGGAGCCGCAGACGGTTCAGATTGCCGCCGACATGGCCGTCGCCCAGGTTCTGCCGATGCCCGGATTCGCGCCCGCCTTTGCCGACAACGCGATCACGTTTGCTGGCTACGACGCCTTCTGCGGAAGGTTGCGGTGA